A stretch of Zetaproteobacteria bacterium DNA encodes these proteins:
- the gspH gene encoding type II secretion system protein GspH, whose amino-acid sequence MDNSHFIAPTLRRPVRRWQAGFSLVEMVVALAVVGIIAGVAVPAYQSLRARMNLSGATNTLMSHLKQARHLAVSESRSVAVAIDSGSYTFDPYGSKKRVVDMNSFGGTIALSTTGSLTGGVTFSSRGTVKAGSITLSDGTRCRKLTLNVIGRVYEATPPSPCP is encoded by the coding sequence ATGGACAACAGCCACTTCATCGCGCCAACACTACGGCGACCCGTTCGCCGGTGGCAAGCGGGTTTCTCGCTGGTCGAGATGGTGGTCGCCCTGGCCGTGGTCGGCATCATCGCCGGCGTCGCCGTCCCCGCCTACCAGAGCCTGCGCGCTCGGATGAACCTCTCCGGCGCCACCAACACCCTGATGTCCCATCTCAAGCAGGCGCGCCACCTGGCCGTCTCCGAAAGCCGCTCGGTGGCGGTGGCCATCGACAGCGGCAGCTATACCTTCGATCCCTACGGCAGCAAGAAACGGGTGGTCGACATGAACAGCTTCGGCGGCACCATCGCCCTCTCCACCACCGGCAGCCTGACCGGCGGGGTGACCTTCTCCAGCCGCGGCACCGTCAAAGCGGGCAGCATCACCCTCTCCGACGGCACGCGCTGCCGGAAGCTGACCCTCAACGTCATCGGCCGCGTCTACGAAGCCACCCCTCCTTCGCCATGCCCGTGA
- a CDS encoding pentapeptide repeat-containing protein: MSDRASVIAALAAGAELSGRSLAGLDLHGAPLGNARLAGADLAGCDLHGADLRGADLTRCNLQGADLRGADLRDADLRYANLSGADLSGARLRRANLTGAIRLGCRLDKWALKHAWIAGDSAPVGA, translated from the coding sequence ATGTCGGATAGAGCATCAGTGATCGCCGCGCTGGCCGCCGGTGCGGAGCTCTCCGGTCGGTCGCTCGCCGGTCTCGATCTCCATGGCGCACCTCTTGGCAACGCACGGCTGGCCGGTGCCGATTTGGCCGGGTGCGATCTGCACGGCGCCGATCTGCGTGGGGCCGATCTCACCCGCTGCAATCTGCAGGGGGCCGATCTGCGCGGTGCCGATCTGCGCGATGCCGATCTGCGCTACGCCAATCTGAGCGGGGCCGACCTCTCCGGCGCCCGGCTGCGTCGGGCCAACCTCACCGGCGCGATCCGGTTGGGGTGTCGGCTGGACAAATGGGCGCTCAAACACGCCTGGATCGCCGGCGACAGCGCCCCTGTGGGGGCGTGA